The Spinacia oleracea cultivar Varoflay chromosome 2, BTI_SOV_V1, whole genome shotgun sequence DNA segment CGGTTTTGCGGGAGAGGAAGCAAGCGGTGCAGTGGAGGGGAGGTGCGTGCAGCGGCGTGCAGCGGTGTAGAGGTGGGTGCAATGGTGGATGTTTATGGGGAGGGGAGGTGGAGGTGGGTGCAGCGGTAGCGGAGGTTTTTGGGAGAGGAGGAGGAGGTGTTTGGGTCGCGGCGGAGGTTTTGGTTGCCAGAGCTGAATGAGCAGCAGTGGGAGAAGGGTTGATTGGGGAGGGGGGTGAACTTTCTTAAGGGTAATTGTGTACTTTAACCAAAAATACGCGGGCGCTTTTAGCGAACTAGGATGTCGAATAAAAACCCCCTTACTTTACTCCGTAGTATTCAATATTGAGGCTTGAATCTTGAGATAAGATAAGATACTCcgtaatacggagtattaagtAGTATACACCTATACAGTATGCTTGTATTCATACATCAAACAAGTAATTCTCATCTGCTCTCTCTTGTTAGTGTTCTCAATATGAAACtttatccaaaaaaaaattcttgAGCATCGGACGAGTTGTTTGATTGAGTAAAAAATGGGAGATGTTGAAAGTTCGAAGTAATTGATAAGTTCGGTAGTTGTTTGATTGCACAATAAAGTAAAAAGTGAGGAAGTGAGAATTTATGGAAAATAGAAATTTCCACAATACATGAgaaataaattatcaaaattcatgaaaattttaaattttgttaATGTCATCTAAAAAGTTAAGAGAATAATTTCCCGTGTAAAACAAACTTAATTTAGGTTTAGGTTTTTTTCCGAGATTTTACCCAATAAAAAACCACCACTATTTGGTGGTGATGAGAATCAAACACGGGCATTAGCTCGCATTGACCTCCTGGCCACTTGATTCTCTTTTAGGATGTTTCTAATTTCTACGGAGTAGTAATTAGCTTACGGTTATGGAGTACTACGTATAACCTTATACTTTCGCGACGTTCTTTGGAAAAATATGAAAATGGATCAAAGAAATATATTCTATCATTTATGTTATGAAATCTTGACAATCAAATTGGGTGGCAAGCATTTGTTTAGCTGCAAGTTCATTGCCATATATAAAGGATTTATATATACAATAATACAAATATACTAATGTATAGCAAAACAGGAAAAACTACGCATaaaattgatttattttattaattaataaaataatatcgcACATAAAGTAAAACACGTACATTGGTTATTAAATCAAAACTTACTTAAGCAAAAGCTAGAATCTCTTCATAGGAGAAATAAGTTAATATCATTACTGCAAGGTCTGCAATTAGGGGCTGACCCAAAACAGTGACTGTAGACGCTTAATCACATTGCCATCAAGTTGAAATGCCTTGCTTAGAACATCAACCGAGATGGGTTTCTCCGCCCCGAATACAGCGTTACCAATAGTGACCACACCGGGATTTTGGCTGCTCAAACCAGCAATTGCAACAGCTGGAGTTTTACCAACATTCAACTGGAAGTGGATGAGGCCTTGAGGGAAAACATACACATCTCCTTTGTTAAGAACCTTGTCAAATAACTTATTTTCACCATTTTGGAGGTTAGAGGTTACGAAGCCAACATATAGAGTTCCCTCTATAACTGTAAGGATCTCAGTAGCGCGAGGGTGAGTGTGGGGAGGATTGAGCCCGTAAGGTGCAAAGTCAATTCTAGCGATTGATATTCCAAGAGTGTTGAGGCCAGGCACTTGTGCTGCACTGACTAAGGTCACGTTGGCACCTAGTCTATTGCCATTGCCGGTGAACCCTGGCCTATCAAGCCCCTGGCGAAAGAAATCCTCTGGTGTTGCATCCATTGGATTCTTACAAAACTGTCCATTGATGAATACTGCACCCACACAACACAACAAAAGTACCATAATATAAGTTAGTGTTATGCTAACAAAAGTTTAGAGTGTAAGAAGTAAAAAACATAAGCAGCTGTTTGGTTAACAAAAACATAAGAAATCATTTCATTACAAGTTTTACGCTCCATTAAATGATGAAACTCCGTAGGACTGTAGTGATATTTCCAACATCTAACAACAATGCAACCAATGAACTGGAAAAAAGAAGTTTTAAGGTCATAAGGTAATTAGAGTCTTACATGCTGTATTGGGATCATTCACTGCAACGCAGAAATCTTGGAGCTGTGTTGGATCAGCAGCGTAGGTAACCGAGGAAGCGATAGCTATAATAACAATGTAGGTAAGGATGTTAGGAATTGCCATGATAGTTTTGGAAAAAAAAGATCTAAAATTGTGGGTCGCTTATGGATGTGTGCAAGTTAAGCTCTGTAATGTTCTTAAGCAGATTGTTTGATTGTTAGCATGCAAAACACGTCCCTTATATAGACATATAGTTGAACTAGATGCTGAGGTTTAAAGACCAAGTATTAGTAATTAGGTAATTTAATGGAAGACTTGGTCTGTATCAACTTTTTAAATGAAGATGCAATAGTCACGATACCAGGTCAGGTTTAAAATTTTGTCTTCCCCAGTAATTTTATCAGATCAACTCTTCAGCTCCTAATTATCAAACCAATTAAGTATTATGTCTACATCAACGGCAGATTAGTTGagtttaaaaagaaaagaagcccATGCATACGTAACCTACCATAACAATTTGAATAATCTTTGACTAAAAACAGTCCAGTGTTGTGGTTTATTTGTTGTCTCTGCTCCTAGAACTAGTCTTAAAGTTTATTCATAGTTTCTTTCCTTAACTACTATTATTACCTTTAGTTATTACAGAAGATATTACGTATTCATTATTCGAAAAGTTAACTTATCTTACTTGCTACGGAGTATTTGTTAAATGAGACAATTATCAGGACTTGAGCATGCTCGTCAGTCGTCAAGATGGACGTTCTAGCCGCGAACCAATTTGAATGTGTGCTCTCCCTAAAACTGAAGGCATAACTTTGAAGTGTATGCTTATGTTGCTCCATTTTTGTCATTATTCCTGCAGACTTTTTAATAGTTGTATGGCTTGTACATAATTTTTGGATGTATGATTTATAGAATGTTAGTAATTGCCAAGGGATTTAGCAAGCACTTGGGTCGATCGATCTTCTACTTGGGTTGAGTCTGATAACTTGATTCTTCTACTTTGGTCTGAGTCTGATAACTTGATTCTTCTACTTTGGTCTGAGTCTGATAACTTGACTTTTCCACCTATTCTAAATCTGATAATTAAGTTGAGCAGGGATTGTTAAGCGTTAGAATTCTCTTATAAGCTACATCCAAACAAAATAAACTAAACAAAATAAACTATTTCCGGATTTCCGGATAGTTATTAAAAAAAGAGTCAAACTCCCATAGTTATTAAATGTGTAAACAgtgcgtaaaaaaaaaaatttcatatAATATTCTACATTTgaatcggggcatcgcccggggtAAATGCTAGTTCTATTATTTATATTAGCAAAATAACTAAACCACAACCCACTTACTTTTCTTTTGACTTCTTTCTTAATAAAGtgaaaaatgttgtttggggcaatcttttagggacagaGGGACTAAGTTGGTAAATGTCTCTCATCTTCTCTAATGTAGGGCAACTCTTGTGTGCGTAACACGGGGAACTTAACCCATAAGTTTCTGTCAATTAATACATGTAGTTTAGAAGTCGGTTTCTGCTACCAAGACCaatcttggcctagtggttaagagcTTAAGTCTCATGTTCGAATCCACCCCCTCCCGGCCTGTAATTTGTATTGccattttgaaaacgaattttgaaattttgtcTTGTAATTTGCATTGCCcatgaaaatttcaaaattcgttTATGTCATCTaaaaaagttaagaaaataatTTCCCGTGTAAATCAAACTTAATTTAGGTTTAGGTTTTTTCCGAGATAGTTTTACCCAAAAGAAAGGGTGGTGATGAGAATCAAACACGGTGCACACATTGACCTCTTGGCCACTTGATTCTCTTTTAGGATGTTTCTAATTTCTACTATTTCAtttcataaagatctttaccgttattatttgcacaaaaatgagaaagttggttgaatataataaaatatggataaagtaagagaaatgtgtaaaaatgtggatgagagtaaaaacaaaagaaaagtgaGTGGAAAATTGTAAGTATTGTGGGGATAAAAAagggtaaggtagtaaattttcatgtccaagaacagaataaagcaaagtgtaaagaacattatgaaacggactaacatgaaaagtgtaaagatcgatcattttgaaatggaggtagtatgTAATAAGCTTACGTTGTACTACGCATAACCTTATACTTTAGCGATGGTCTTCAGGGCCGGTCCTGACATTTTGAGGGCCCTAGGCGAAATAAGGGATTTGGGCCCCTTCCAAAATAATACGTCTTTAACtgaaataatatttattttttgtgaaaaccattttattgttgaattcaaatcaataaaaacttATTATATCTCCTTTGCAGGATCCTAGAATTTCAAAATCCGGCTCTAGTCAAtttattgaaatatttcaataaaataaatacctacttaattacaagataattaatatgcgtaaagagatattttttgaaaataaaggttcattttgagcatataaaaATATCAGTTAATTTTGTATTCATTAAAATGCTTatctattttaaaacttataaacCCATAGTCCATCAATTTTTTTGCTCACATATAGTTATATCAATTAGAACTGAGTACTAAAAGTCAAATACTACGTACATAAACTCAAcgtaaaacacaaaaataaaaatattgacaaagtttaaaaagaaaagagttaGTAAGGGGAGTCGAACCCTAGACCTCTAGTAGATATCAAAACTTTAGAACCTACTTCCTGCCAATGAGCCAAGGAAATAACATGTGTATTTAATGCGTTGTTTATTACTAGTACTAAATTACTGGATAGACAATTATTTTGGGCCCCTTTCCGCCTTGGGCCCTAGGCGGTCGCACCCCTCGCCTACCCCCTAGGGCCGGGCCTGATGGTCTTTGGAAAAATATGAAAAATGGATCAAAGAAATATGTTCTATCATCTATGCTACGAAATCTTGACAATCGAATTGGGTGCCAAACATTTTTTTAGCTTCAAGTTAATTGCCATATATAAAGAAtaaaattgatttatttttattaattcatCAAATAAATATCGCACATAAAGTAAAACACGTACATTGTTTATTAAATCAAAAGGTACTTAAATTTGAAGCAATAGCTAGAATCTCTTCATAGGAGAAATAAGTTTATATCATTACTGAATTAAGGGCTGATCCAAAACATGGACTGCAGACGCTTAATGACATTGCCATCAAGTTGGAAGGCCTTGCTTAGAACATCAACTGAGATAGGTTTCTCCGCCCCGAATACAGCGTTACCAATAGTGACCACACCGGGATTTTGGCTGCTCAAACCAGCAATTGCAACAGCTGGAGTTTTACCAACATTCAACTGGAAGTGGATGAGGCCTTGAGGGAAAACAAACACATCTCCTTTATTAAGCACCTTGTCAAACAACTTATTTTCACCATTTTGGAGGTTTGATGTCACAAAACCAACGTACAGAGTTCCCTCCAAAACTGTAAGGATCTCAGTAGCACGAGGGTGAGTGTGGGGAGGATTGAGCCCGTAAGGTGCAAAGTCAATTCTAGCGATTGATATTCCAAGAGTGTTGAGGCCTGGGACTTGTGCTGCACTGACTAAGGTCACGTTGGCACCTAGTCTATTGCCATTTCCGGTGAACCCTGGCTTGTCAAGCCCTTGGCGAAAGAAATCCTCTGGTGTTGCTTCCATTGGATTCTTACAAAACTGTCCATTGACAAATACTGCACCCACAAAACACAACAAAAGTACCATAATATAAGTTAGTGTTATGCTAACAAAAGTTTAAAGAGTATAAGCAGTAAAAATGATAAAATGATAAGcaattgtttggttgacaaaaaCATAAGAAATGCAATTTCATTAAAAGATGCGAGGAATATTACAAGCAGCATTAGGGTCATTAACTGCAACACAGAAATCTTGGAGCTGTGTGGGATCAGCAGCGTAGGCAACTGAGGAAGCGATAGCTATAACAACAATGTAGGTAAGGATGTTGCGAATTGCCATGATTCCGgataaaaaatctaaaattgttGGTTATTCGCTTTTGATGTAAGTGTGTAAGTTAAGCCCTGTAATGTTCTTAAGCAGCTTGTTTGATTGTTAGCATGTAAAAGATGTCCCTTATATATATAGACATAATATAGTTGAATTAGATGATGTAGTTTAAAGACCAAGTATTAGTAATTAGGTAATTTAATAGAAGACTTGGTCTGTATCAACTTTTTAAATGAAGATACAATAGTCACGATACTTGCCAAGTCATGTTTACATTTGTGTGTTTACCTCAGTAATTTTACTAGATCAACTCTTTAATTAGCGCCTAATTCTCAATCCAAATCAAGTATTATGTCTACGTCAACGATTGATTAGGTTtgtttaaaaagaaaagaagcccATGCTGCCATGCATACGTAACTTTTTACCAAAACAATTTGTTTAATCTTTTGACTATAAACAGTAATGGCGTTTCTCAGCTCCTAGAATTAGTCTTAAAGTTTATGCATACCTCTTTCCTTAACCACTATTATTAGTTTAAGTTACTCGAAAGTGTTCAAAAGTTAACTAATCTTACTTGCTATGGAGTACTACCCCTATTTCAAAATTATCTTTAAAAttttcgttttagtccgtttcgtAACTTTTTACCAAAACATTTGTTTAATCTTTGACTATAATTAAACATGAAACAAGTAATCCTCATCCGCTCTCTCTTGTTGGTGTTCTCAATATGAAACTTTATCAAAGAAAAATCTTGATCATCATACGAGATGAACTTGTTTGATTGGCAGtaaaaaatgggagaagattAAAGTAATAAGGAATTGATAGGTCGGATAGTTATTCGATTTATTCATGAGAAATAAATTATCAAACCTCCTTTTTTGGTGAATCAAAATtcattaaaatttcaaaatttgttaatgtatgtcaaccaaacaagttAAGAAATGGAAAATAATTTCCCGTGTAAATCAAACTTAATTAAGGTTTAAAGGATTTTTAGTATGTTACTTTTGTTGTTGGTCATTTGCATActcttctctctctctaaaaacccCTCCTCCCAAAAACTCAAACCCTAGCCGCCGCCACCGCCCTTTGAGGCTCGTTGGTGGCCGGAGCACCTCTGCTCGCTCAGGTCGCCGGCGAGCCTGCTAATTTAGCGCTTCACCGTTCCTAGTGAGTTAATCTTTGTAGATCGTGTAGTTTTCCGGCCGAGAAGTGAAAGAGGAACCAAGCCGCCACCGTCTCGCGGTTTCCCCATCCTCTTAGTTCGTTGATCTCGCCGGATTTCTTGTTCAGAATTAGTCATCTCTGTCGTGTTCAAGTGTGGAGTTGCTGTGTTCAAATAAGGAATTATTGATCGGATCAAAGTTCACAACCTCGGCGTCCTATCTCCAAAGCTAACCCAAGCGCCGCCGACGATAATCTCGCCGGTAAAGGTAAaagtttagggttagggtttcttGTTTGGGTTAGGATTTTGCTAGTTTAGAGGCTTATTTGATCTGATTTTGGATTGACTACTTTACCGGATTTAACCTTGTCGCCGCCGTCTTGTGGTGTCGGAGTAACCCGATCTTGACGGTAAATGTAAAGATTTAGGTTGTATTGGTATTAGTTGTAGTCGTTTTTCTTGAAATCCTAGTTGTCCCTAATTGGTTTAGGGATGTGCGTGGCTTTCTCCATATGTGTTGCTTGTTTTTCGACAGGGTTGATTcgtttttgagtttgtttatcttTAGTTCTTGTTGGTTTTGGTGGGTTGTAGTGTGTTGGTTCTctttattttcgttggatgTGTTCCTATATGAGGTTGTTGCATTTGTTGTTAAACACATGTTTTTGGTTGTGTGGGTTGTATTAAGGTGTCCTATGTGGGATAGCCTTTATTGGGAGATTGATGGAGAAAAGTTGGGATTAGTTAATAGGTTGTTGGAGGCATTGATAATAGATGTTGTTTCCTCCTTCACAGATTGGAAGTC contains these protein-coding regions:
- the LOC110782130 gene encoding germin-like protein subfamily 1 member 17 — protein: MAIPNILTYIVIIAIASSVTYAADPTQLQDFCVAVNDPNTALFINGQFCKNPMDATPEDFFRQGLDRPGFTGNGNRLGANVTLVSAAQVPGLNTLGISIARIDFAPYGLNPPHTHPRATEILTVIEGTLYVGFVTSNLQNGENKLFDKVLNKGDVYVFPQGLIHFQLNVGKTPAVAIAGLSSQNPGVVTIGNAVFGAEKPISVDVLSKAFQLDGNVIKRLQSLFWVSP
- the LOC110781965 gene encoding germin-like protein subfamily 1 member 17, with the protein product MAIRNILTYIVVIAIASSVAYAADPTQLQDFCVAVNDPNAALFVNGQFCKNPMEATPEDFFRQGLDKPGFTGNGNRLGANVTLVSAAQVPGLNTLGISIARIDFAPYGLNPPHTHPRATEILTVLEGTLYVGFVTSNLQNGENKLFDKVLNKGDVFVFPQGLIHFQLNVGKTPAVAIAGLSSQNPGVVTIGNAVFGAEKPISVDVLSKAFQLDGNVIKRLQSMFWISP